The following is a genomic window from Rutidosis leptorrhynchoides isolate AG116_Rl617_1_P2 chromosome 8, CSIRO_AGI_Rlap_v1, whole genome shotgun sequence.
ACATATATAGTTTATCATCCAATCATCTTCTAAAATCCAGGTTTGTCATTGTATTTTGATTTTATGATGATTTTCAATAAAAACAATTTATGTTCTTGAATATGCATCATGAAAGGGtctatttaaatttataaaatcatGAATTACGTTATATAGGTTATGTAAATTCATGAATTCCGTATATTTTTTAAATTTGTTCAGTCGATACAAACAAACATATTCATTACATATAAGTTACTGTTTAATTTTTTTATATCTACATTGtcattaaaattatatataatattaaaaataaattatacTTTATAATTAAATTTAGTAGCTTTATCACGATTATTGATTTTATATATTCTATGGTTGCTATAATTTTTTTATCAAGAACAATTTTTATTTTTTCTATATAAACTCAATTAATATTGATAATGAAGATAAGTTTGACTTATATTTAATTCAacttaaagaaaaaaaattcaattttaacaaaaataaaaacAATTTAAAACAATAACATATCCGTAAATCAAGTTACCAATTATCTTGATTAAAAAAGCATTGAATAATTTTCTATAAATTTGCCCTAAGTTTCTTTTTCAATTACATTTATGAAAGATATAGATGTTAACTAAATAATTAAAGACAATATTTATGATTGTCAATTTCAAATTCAAATTTAAACTAAATTACATCCGATAAGTCTGGTTTTCCAACCCTTTCCTAGTCACTCAAAGATTCGAACCTGATACCCTTTACAAGGATGTCAGGAGCCTCAACTACTATGCTACCTTGGGATTTGAATGGTTTCAATATTAAATGTTATGATAATCTAAATATAAATGAGTTGAAAAAGTGTATCAAACCTAAAGAGTAAATACAAATATCAATATAGGGGAATGTTCAATGCAGAATCAAAAAACTACAAAACTAACTAATGTGTATAAATTTACACTTGTATAGAATGATGCACACTAAAAAGATTTTGTATCTATGCACAAAAATACACTCGTGCACAATGGTGCACATTTAAAAAATTATGTATTGAACTTTTAGCTATCAATATAATGTATATGTACATGTACATTATTAATGAGATAAGGTGATAATGGGTCGGGTCAACCCATACCCATCACCAAACTAACCTATATAAATCACCACCTTTTCTTTCCACTGAAAATATCCCTTATCTCTTATCCCCTGCCATTACAAAATCTCCTAAAACCTCCATTAAAACTTTACCCATAACAACCATGTCTTCTTCTATAGCAGCAGCTGCCTTTAATCTTCTATCTGTAACTTCATCTGCAACCAGTTTATCCAAAACATCATCTTCACTCACATCTTTTTGCATATATCCTTCCATTAATCACAGTCTTCCTAAGCTTTTGTCAAGTAAATTGTTTGTGCCAACTCAATCCTCTCGAATCGTCCGAAATTTAGCCGTTGCATCTTCGTTCGAGTTGGATGAGGAATTATCAAGTGATGGTGATGAACAACAACAAAGGTCTAACTTTTCACCTGACCTTAAAGTGTATGTGGGTAATTTGCCATGGAATGTTGATAGTGCTGCTCTTGCTGGACTCTTTCAACGTGCTGGCAATGTTGAGATGGTTGAGGTATAACTTAAAATTTTtaaatcatttaattttattgctCCGTATTATATTCTTGAAAAATATTTTCGGTTCATGGGATTATAGTCTTGTGTTATTTGATCTTTTGTAATAATTAAGCTGACTAGTGCCAGATTTGTAACTGAAATTGAATGACtaattattttacatatttcatTGGTCAGGTGGATTGGTTATAAACAATAGTTGCCAACCATTACTATCTTTTTGCATTTTTAGTCTTGTAACCTTTTGAAGGATTTTTATGCCGTTAACACACTAGAAAGCGTTGTAGATAGCGGTTAATTATTATGTTCAGGGCGGCAATTATTTAGATGTACAACACATTTAAGAGTGTTAACAACAACCCCTAGTTCTGTCCTTGGAAAAAAAACCTTTTCTTTTTATCTAGCAATTTTGCAAAGTAGAGGGTACTCGTTTTGGGCCTTTTGGCATATTATAAAAAGAACAGTCGGTCTGCATGAAAAGTCAAGCAGAAGGAAACACTAAATCGTTACGGGTATTTTCATTCACATGATTAATCGTTATCTATAGTTTTAGTCTCTTCTGTTGTTTGTTTTGAAAGATATTGTGATATGTTACTATCCCTGATTACCCTTAAAAGTTGCAAAAAGTTAAGTTCTGTTTTCAGATACACATGATTCATTTTCCAGAAAATTTGAACTAATATTTCATGTTTGTTAATCAGTCATCATTAGTACTAATTTCTCATACCAATATTCATCATAATGTCTTTTAAAAAGTACAACACTTTTTAGTAGTCATTAGCTGGTTGTTGGCTTGTTGGTGCAGGTTGTGTATGACAAAATTAGCGGAAGAAGCAGGGGATTCGGATTTGTGACTATGTCATCAGTCCAAGAAGTTGAGGCAGCTACTCGCCAGTTCAACGGTTATGTAAGTGCCTTGATATGACCCaatgttgtttttttttttgtttttgtatgCAGCATTTCAAATATTCAAATTTGTCTGCTGCAACGATTATTATGTGTGTTTTTTAAtctatatatttctattttaagcaAATAGTATACTGGAAATGTAGGAACTCGACGGGAGGCAACTTAAGGTAAATTCAGGACCACCTCCAAGTAAAGGAGAGTCTTCATTCGGAAGGCAAAGAGAAGGCGGTAGAGGCAGCTTTGGCGGCGATGGAAGCCGTGGCGGTTacggtggtggtggtggacggAGTTCCGACACCAATAAGGTTTATGTCGGAAATCTTGCGTGGAGTGTAGACAATCTCGCTCTTGAAACGTTGTTTCAGGAGCAAGGAAATGTTATGGAAGCTAGGGTAGTTTACGATAGGGATAGCGGTAGGTCAAAGGGTTTTGGTTTCGTGACGTACGGTTCTGCTGATGAGGTTAACAAAGCAGTCGAGTCGTTAGATGGCCTTGTAAGTATTTTCATTACGGGAGTGATCCGTACACCACCAACATTTATACATACACCATTAAATCTGTTCTAGAGAGTTGTACAAAACAACATTATAAAACATGTTTAGTGGTGTGCTATCATCTCCCTTTTATAATCTTTAACATTAAATTTCCTGAAATTTCACTTTTCTTAAATCTTGTTAATATACGTTTTGCAGAACGTTGATGGTAGGAATATTCGAGTCAGTGTTGCTGAAGCACGACAAAGGCCTCAATTTTAAATAATATTTTGGGGTAATTTTTAGGCTTAGGGGCTATTTACTTTTTTCCTGAATTTACATCTGTTTTTCATTTGCCTCTTATTCTGGAAAGGTGTCTCTGGAAACAGACCAATTTTCAGATTAAGTGGCAGATTAAGTGATAAAGAAACAAAAATTTTACTTACTGAATTAAGAGTTGTAAAGAAATATAGATCATTAAGTGAAAAAGTAGACCATATGAACTGAACGCGTCGCATTTTGTCTAAATCGGCTGATTCTTGTAAATGCAGGTACGTCTCTGGATTTGGAACGTTTAATCCAGTTGTGGTCGGAACTTAGTAGCATGTGTTGCATTTTGTAGAAGACGGTGGTGCTTAAACCAAAGCTGCTACCGTTGGAGTTTTGTCTCTGTGACCTATAGACTCTAGACAATTAGATGTTGTAACAGTTTCCAATATTGTAGTATATGATTCAGTTTTTCGGAGTATTTCTTTTAGACATTTACGAATTTGTAAACGACGATTTGGTGTAGGCGTAATGAATTTGTTTGTGATACTATGATTGGTTCTGTTTTTTGATGGTTAAGTTCAGTTCATctaataacattatatatattctTTATATCTTTATGTATGTTATATCTACACTTACATACTACTCAATTCAACACCATTTAAATGAgcaaattcatatatttataagTGATTTTATGGTAATTTAACTATGAAAATCATATGTTATAGATGGTGTTTTAATAAAACATTAGTAAGAGTACTTTCATGAGTGAAGGACATGACAAATTGAGAAGGAGGTGATAAGGGAATTGATATATCCAACACAACTTGTAAAAGTCAGATCAAGCCAACATATGTGTAAAATCATCTACacctaatgctaatgctaatgctacTGCCATTGACTATTTGACTATTGTTGACATCACATTATGGTATGGTTGTATCAGTTATTCAGTTTTATAACTGATAATAAAACAACATTTAGTCTAACTGCTGAAGAAGATTTGGGAACTGGACTATTGTTGCATACCACTAGTGTTAGAAAATGTAAGATATTCAAATTTGATGATACAATTCGTACTCCAGTACCAAAGCCAAATGATCCTGATTATTATAATTGAGAATTCAAAACCGATATTGTTCTGTTTCGTTTATTGTTAAATAAGATAAAATAAGATCATGTGTATTAAGTTTGTTTTTATTAACATGGTCATAAGAAGTAACAGCATTCTGATAATACTATGTAATTGAAGCAAATCTATAACTCTAGCAGTTATACTTTTCTGGTCACAATCAGAGTTACTTTGCATAAAAAGACTTGAGAATTAGATAATTTACTAATTTCTTTTGTTTTGCTACCAAGTTAGTTTTTTATGCGGAAAAACAAACTTAATTTACCAACTCTAGTATCCCTCTTCTTTTTACGGCTCCTTGAAGCTCCAAGCGACGCACCATCCTCAACGGTACCTTGATGCTGCCAAGTTAGCTCACATGCATCTGTCCTTTAACATTGAGGTTGAGGCCCAGAAATTAGTACTACACAAATGGGCCTCCCTAAACAATTTGGGTGGGT
Proteins encoded in this region:
- the LOC139861287 gene encoding 29 kDa ribonucleoprotein A, chloroplastic-like → MSSSIAAAAFNLLSVTSSATSLSKTSSSLTSFCIYPSINHSLPKLLSSKLFVPTQSSRIVRNLAVASSFELDEELSSDGDEQQQRSNFSPDLKVYVGNLPWNVDSAALAGLFQRAGNVEMVEVVYDKISGRSRGFGFVTMSSVQEVEAATRQFNGYELDGRQLKVNSGPPPSKGESSFGRQREGGRGSFGGDGSRGGYGGGGGRSSDTNKVYVGNLAWSVDNLALETLFQEQGNVMEARVVYDRDSGRSKGFGFVTYGSADEVNKAVESLDGLNVDGRNIRVSVAEARQRPQF